In Lytechinus variegatus isolate NC3 chromosome 12, Lvar_3.0, whole genome shotgun sequence, a single window of DNA contains:
- the LOC121424778 gene encoding early growth response protein 1-B-like produces MSKKSKESSEMRMDLDTLSQVALSQFDTSLFNNTLASPAEPCPLTTTDVLTLATMTMSAPQSFNFTPDLPTLEGPMEDFEFKPQVTEGGFVEPDHNMNNQRGESGVMTGYNTVAMTNVQPAHMSPVSGSSPDSSPTPNAWWTPATTSMPSGIGSIITTSNSLINEAVSAQPIVSCDTACYTPSSTSSFQIASTQAVINPQELSPQSSPYTCAYTHPATSLVPSTPYEQIPENLSVQSSAQGVCSPFEQTVKVDGVLKYSWPSAHDMSSAFGRPAVSSPHHNIKMGGVHHTGQSTSPQPAQILPSRTQQVSLGNAPMMVHISPADMISQPYQASQGSVGKTTSKPRKYTSRPGKTPPHERPYACPSENCDRRFSRSDELTRHIRIHTGQKPFQCRICMRNFSRSDHLTTHIRTHTGEKPFSCETCGRKFARSDERKRHSKIHLRQKVKKEVESMKNLNTCGYQQSPSAASSPPMPVSAASVVTTS; encoded by the exons ATGAGTAAGAAGTCCAAGGAATCAAGCGAGATGCGTATGGATCTGGACACCCTCTCACAAGTGGCACTCAGTCAGTTTGATACTAGTTTGTTCAACAACACATTAGCATCGCCGGCTGAGCCTTGCCCCCTCACCACGACAGACGTGCTTACCCTGGCTACTATGACTATGAGCGCCCCTCAGAGTTTCAACTTCACTCCGGACCTGCCTACACTTGAAG GTCCCATGGAGGATTTTGAATTCAAGCCTCAAGTTACCGAAGGAGGGTTTGTCGAGCCGGACCACAACATGAACAACCAGCGGGGAGAGTCCGGGGTGATGACTGGTTACAACACCGTCGCCATGACCAATGTCCAGCCGGCTCATATGTCTCCTGTTTCTGGAAGCAGCCCTGATAGTTCACCCACTCCTAATGCTTGGTGGACGCCTGCGACCACGTCCATGCCAAGTGGGATAGGCAGTATCATCACAACGTCGAATAGTTTGATCAACGAAGCGGTTTCGGCTCAACCTATCGTGTCCTGTGATACGGCTTGTTACACGCCAAGCAGCACCTCAAGCTTTCAGATCGCCAGCACCCAGGCAGTAATCAACCCTCAGGAACTATCGCCCCAATCCTCCCCGTACACATGTGCCTACACGCACCCAGCCACATCGCTCGTGCCTTCGACACCGTACGAGCAGATCCCAGAGAACTTATCTGTTCAGTCATCCGCGCAGGGCGTTTGTTCACCATTCGAACAAACAGTCAAAGTTGATGGAGTGCTCAAATATTCCTGGCCATCAGCCCATGACATGAGCTCAGCTTTTGGTCGCCCAGCCGTGTCTTCGCCGCACCACAATATCAAAATGGGTGGTGTGCACCATACAGGACAAAGTACTAGCCCTCAGCCAGCCCAAATATTGCCTTCGAGAACCCAGCAAGTTTCACTCGGTAACGCACCTATGATGGTCCACATATCCCCCGCGGACATGATATCACAACCCTATCAAGCGAGCCAGGGTTCCGTTGGGAAGACCACGTCCAAACCCCGAAAATACACCAGCCGACCAGGCAAGACGCCGCCTCATGAGCGCCCTTACGCCTGCCCGTCGGAGAACTGCGACCGGCGGTTCTCTCGCTCCGACGAGCTTACGAGGCACATCCGCATCCATACCGGACAGAAACCGTTCCAGTGTCGCATCTGTATGAGGAATTTCAGCCGTAGCGACCACCTGACGACCCACATCCGGACCCATACCGGTGAGAAACCTTTCTCCTGCGAGACATGCGGACGAAAATTTGCTCGCAGCGACGAGAGGAAACGACACAGCAAAATCCATCTCCGCCAAAAGGTCAAGAAGGAGGTGGAATCAATGAAAAATCTGAACACTTGTGGATATCAACAGAGCCCGTCAGCTGCATCGTCTCCTCCTATGCCTGTTAGTGCCGCATCGGTGGTTACTACTTCTTAA